The following are from one region of the Luteitalea sp. genome:
- a CDS encoding MerR family transcriptional regulator, producing MRIGEVAARTGVSPATCRYYERYGLLPRPARRAGKRDYDPAAVARLALILFAKEAGLSLSEIRELLRPGPTHERWREARRRKLEMLRDLERLLRKQRRLLHATTECVCTTPEECGRATSALLDRIPRYQGTGL from the coding sequence GTGCGAATTGGGGAAGTGGCAGCTCGGACGGGCGTGAGTCCCGCGACCTGCCGATACTATGAGCGATACGGTCTGCTGCCTCGCCCGGCTCGGCGGGCCGGCAAACGTGACTACGACCCCGCGGCCGTGGCACGGCTCGCGCTGATCCTGTTCGCGAAAGAGGCCGGCCTTTCGCTATCAGAGATCCGCGAGCTGCTGCGGCCGGGCCCCACACATGAGCGCTGGCGCGAGGCCAGGAGGCGAAAACTGGAGATGCTACGCGATCTGGAGCGCCTGCTGCGCAAGCAGCGCCGCCTCCTGCACGCCACGACCGAATGCGTCTGCACAACACCGGAGGAGTGCGGGCGTGCGACGAGCGCTCTCCTGGATCGCATCCCGAGGTATCAGGGGACAGGCCTGTAA
- a CDS encoding winged helix-turn-helix domain-containing protein, which yields MPITIDDLRHFAIARSLCTPTTLKRAIDRLGFVQADPIRAPARAQDLTLRHRVKDYRAGDLERRYATLDVEEDFFINYGFVPRRIQALMHPRATARWPSAHGKRVRALLDFVRERGEVHPREVDGHFAHGRVTNYWGGSSAATTHLLDLMHRRGVLRVARREGGIRVYAAREHPAGPMDAAGRRERIDALVDLATSLYAPLPGRSLPTLVSRLRYAVPQWQHELKGALQRVKERLACARVDGHDWYWPSQERVPRGQPSDMVHLLGPFDPVVWDRRRFELFWRWAYRFEAYTPAAKRKRGYYALPLLWRDQVIGWGNLSQQNGSLHASFGYVESQPSDRLFRRELEAEVERVRLFLRLDRHAPA from the coding sequence ATGCCGATTACGATCGACGACCTGCGACATTTTGCGATTGCCCGCAGCCTCTGTACACCGACAACGCTGAAGCGTGCGATCGATCGGCTTGGCTTCGTGCAGGCCGACCCGATCCGAGCGCCGGCCCGAGCCCAGGATCTCACTCTGCGGCATCGCGTCAAGGACTATCGCGCCGGTGACCTCGAACGTCGCTACGCCACGCTGGACGTCGAGGAAGACTTCTTCATCAACTACGGCTTCGTGCCGCGCCGCATCCAGGCACTGATGCACCCGCGCGCCACCGCACGCTGGCCCTCTGCACACGGTAAACGCGTGCGGGCGCTGCTCGATTTCGTACGTGAGCGCGGCGAGGTGCACCCGCGCGAGGTGGACGGCCATTTCGCGCACGGCAGGGTGACGAACTACTGGGGCGGCTCGTCGGCCGCGACAACGCATCTGCTCGACCTGATGCATCGGCGCGGCGTTCTGCGGGTGGCACGACGAGAGGGCGGCATTCGCGTCTATGCCGCGCGCGAGCATCCCGCAGGTCCAATGGACGCAGCGGGCCGCCGCGAGCGGATTGACGCGCTGGTCGACCTGGCGACGAGCCTCTACGCGCCGCTGCCCGGGCGGTCGCTGCCGACTCTCGTCAGCCGGCTGCGGTACGCCGTACCGCAGTGGCAGCACGAGTTGAAGGGAGCACTGCAGCGGGTCAAGGAGCGGCTAGCGTGTGCGCGCGTCGACGGTCACGATTGGTACTGGCCGTCGCAAGAGCGTGTGCCGCGCGGTCAGCCCTCGGACATGGTGCACCTGCTCGGGCCGTTCGACCCTGTGGTGTGGGACCGGCGGCGCTTCGAGCTGTTCTGGCGATGGGCTTACCGGTTCGAGGCATACACGCCGGCGGCAAAGCGCAAGCGTGGCTACTACGCGCTGCCGCTGCTGTGGCGTGATCAGGTGATTGGTTGGGGCAATCTGTCGCAGCAGAATGGGTCGCTCCACGCCTCGTTCGGATACGTCGAGTCGCAGCCGTCTGATCGCCTCTTCCGCCGAGAGCTGGAGGCGGAAGTAGAACGTGTGCGGCTATTTCTGCGCCTCGATCGACATGCGCCCGCCTGA
- a CDS encoding pantoate--beta-alanine ligase, which yields MKVLRTIAELRHALAAVRAGSTVGLVPTMGAFHDGHVALMQAAREACDVVVTSLFVNPTQFGDPKDLSAYPRDQAEDEKIAVGAGVDCLFMPSVAEMYPPGYATWIEVEGPARGLEGDFRPGHFRGVATVCTKLFTIVRPDVAFFGQKDVQQVAVVKRLVRDLNLEVDIRVLPTIRDADGLALSSRNARLSSDERKRALAIPRALEAGLAAQQAGGDVIAAARTALADLEVDYIAVADLDGRPTLAIAARVGATRLIDNVPLDEPAVGAERVPSAASKTFVTGGDPT from the coding sequence ATGAAGGTACTCCGGACCATCGCCGAGCTGCGCCACGCGCTCGCGGCGGTACGCGCCGGTTCGACCGTTGGCCTCGTGCCAACCATGGGCGCGTTCCATGACGGCCACGTGGCGTTGATGCAGGCCGCGCGTGAGGCGTGCGATGTTGTCGTGACGAGCCTGTTCGTCAATCCAACGCAGTTCGGCGATCCGAAGGATCTATCGGCGTATCCGCGGGACCAGGCGGAGGATGAGAAAATCGCTGTAGGGGCCGGCGTTGATTGTCTGTTCATGCCGAGCGTCGCCGAGATGTACCCGCCGGGCTATGCCACCTGGATCGAGGTCGAAGGGCCGGCGCGAGGACTCGAAGGCGACTTCCGGCCAGGTCACTTTCGCGGTGTGGCGACGGTCTGCACGAAGCTGTTCACGATTGTTCGCCCAGACGTCGCCTTCTTTGGGCAGAAGGATGTGCAGCAGGTGGCCGTGGTGAAGCGTCTGGTGCGCGACTTGAACCTCGAAGTCGACATTCGCGTGCTCCCGACCATTCGCGACGCTGATGGGCTCGCGCTGTCCTCACGGAACGCGCGGCTCTCGTCCGACGAACGGAAGCGCGCGCTGGCGATTCCGCGCGCGCTCGAGGCCGGGCTCGCGGCGCAGCAGGCAGGTGGCGACGTGATTGCCGCCGCCCGCACGGCGCTTGCCGATCTCGAGGTGGATTACATCGCGGTTGCCGATCTCGACGGCCGGCCCACGCTGGCGATTGCCGCCCGCGTGGGCGCCACGCGACTGATTGACAACGTGCCGCTGGACGAGCCCGCTGTTGGAGCGGAACGGGTGCCGTCGGCCGCCTCGAAGACTTTCGTAACAGGAGGAGATCCGACGTGA
- the panB gene encoding 3-methyl-2-oxobutanoate hydroxymethyltransferase, with protein MTTQTPVPASAAGPRDAAGAAKLSLPELTDLKRRGQRIAMVTAYDAPSARLAEAAGVDLVLVGDSAAMTMLGHDATLPVTIEEMLMLTRAVTRGARRPIVVADLPFGSFQVSDEAAINAAIRFVKEAAADAVKLEGAGPTLSRARAIVQAGIPVMGHIGLTPQSAMLLGGLKAQGRTAEEAHRLCEDAVALERAGCFALVVEAVPPPVAARITETVTIPTIGIGAGAACDGQVLVWHDLLGLSAGHVPRFVKQYADLSGRILEALEAYVADVRAGKFPAEQHTYSMSAEERERFESDLPPSRR; from the coding sequence GTGACGACCCAGACACCGGTACCGGCATCAGCCGCAGGTCCGCGCGACGCGGCCGGCGCCGCCAAGCTCTCACTACCGGAGCTCACCGACCTGAAGCGACGCGGGCAGCGCATCGCGATGGTCACGGCCTACGACGCGCCGAGCGCGCGGCTCGCCGAGGCCGCCGGCGTCGATCTCGTACTGGTCGGCGACTCAGCCGCGATGACGATGCTCGGCCACGACGCGACGCTGCCGGTGACCATCGAGGAGATGTTGATGCTCACACGCGCCGTGACGCGCGGCGCGCGACGTCCCATTGTCGTGGCGGACCTGCCCTTCGGCTCGTTCCAGGTTTCAGACGAGGCGGCGATTAACGCCGCCATTCGCTTTGTCAAGGAGGCAGCGGCCGACGCGGTGAAGCTGGAAGGTGCCGGGCCCACGCTCTCGCGAGCTCGTGCGATTGTTCAAGCCGGCATCCCGGTGATGGGGCACATCGGACTGACGCCACAGTCTGCCATGCTACTCGGCGGGCTGAAGGCGCAAGGGCGGACGGCGGAGGAGGCCCACCGCCTGTGCGAGGACGCCGTCGCACTGGAGCGCGCTGGCTGCTTCGCGCTGGTCGTCGAAGCGGTCCCGCCACCGGTTGCAGCACGCATTACCGAGACAGTGACAATTCCCACCATTGGTATTGGCGCCGGCGCCGCGTGCGACGGCCAGGTGCTCGTGTGGCACGACCTGTTGGGCCTCTCCGCCGGGCACGTACCTCGGTTCGTCAAGCAGTACGCCGACCTCTCTGGGAGGATTCTCGAGGCGCTCGAAGCCTACGTCGCGGATGTTCGCGCTGGCAAGTTCCCCGCGGAGCAGCATACGTATTCGATGTCGGCAGAGGAGCGCGAACGATTCGAGTCGGATCTACCGCCTTCACGCCGGTAG
- a CDS encoding DUF2961 domain-containing protein yields the protein MQRARALPHAAVLILLAASATLGQQASSQEPPVIPVGLDAYRMWDRWPYQRIGARAYMRSTYDRRGGNESADASHFLYQLANDHNVTLDVAGPGILYFARYNHWHGSPWHYEVDEVDHIVRETSTADPLNPTPGSVFLPEHLFPNPLTWTWSHTKGADLMWVPIGFEKSFRMGYSRTFYGTGYYIYHQFVDGARLSRPIKRWDGKTPPDDDVLELLRSAGSDIAPRAGEAGVREESGRIDLPAAESREVWSSSRGPSMVRALELSVPREQALAFSRARLRVTWDDRPDASIDAPISLFFGAGTLYNRDNREYLVKGLPMVIRYDSDQVHLSCYFPMPFFRSARVELSGPGGAAISNVAWRIRYAPYTDPANHVGYFHATYRDHPAPELGKDLVLLDTRAVEGGGDWSGSFVGTSFIFSHEAKLSTLEGDPRFFFDDSQTPQAYGTGTEEWGGGGDYWGGSNMTLPLAGHPVGAKDAETAVSAEDKINSAYRFLLADLMPFGKNALIRLEHGAVNDSTEHYETVTYWYGLPAASVVKTDELIIGDEASERSHRYSSPDASEPYEIVSRYEWGPDTVDDRPHALRPGEPRRSEAKTGREIYPARADRGRVTTTGSEFTLRIDPTNLGVMLRRKLDYAFPNQRAEVYVSDADADGELEWERAGTWYLAGSNTCVFSNPGDGKELGPTEHVVQTSNRRFRDYEFLIPRALTEGRSAIRVRVKFTPVRIPLFPGYPLPELAWSEMRYTAYSFVMPRFTLGDASRGGG from the coding sequence ATGCAGAGAGCGCGCGCACTGCCCCACGCGGCCGTTCTGATCCTGCTCGCGGCGAGTGCCACCCTCGGACAACAAGCGTCGTCGCAGGAGCCTCCGGTGATTCCGGTCGGCCTCGATGCTTATCGGATGTGGGACCGCTGGCCCTATCAGCGCATCGGTGCCCGGGCCTACATGCGGAGCACCTACGACAGGCGCGGCGGCAATGAGTCAGCCGACGCGTCGCACTTCCTCTATCAGCTGGCAAACGACCACAACGTGACCCTCGATGTCGCGGGCCCTGGCATCTTGTACTTCGCCCGCTACAACCACTGGCATGGCAGCCCCTGGCACTACGAGGTCGACGAGGTCGATCACATCGTCCGCGAAACGAGCACTGCTGATCCGCTCAACCCGACACCCGGCTCGGTCTTTCTGCCGGAACATCTCTTCCCCAACCCCTTGACGTGGACCTGGTCGCACACCAAGGGCGCAGATTTGATGTGGGTACCGATCGGCTTTGAGAAGTCGTTTCGCATGGGCTATTCGCGGACGTTCTATGGAACGGGTTACTACATCTACCATCAGTTCGTCGACGGCGCGAGGCTCTCACGGCCCATCAAACGCTGGGACGGCAAGACGCCGCCAGACGATGACGTTCTCGAGCTGCTCCGGAGCGCAGGCAGCGACATCGCGCCGCGAGCGGGTGAGGCTGGCGTTCGTGAGGAATCGGGCAGAATCGATCTGCCTGCGGCCGAGTCACGCGAGGTCTGGAGCTCGAGCCGTGGCCCGTCGATGGTGCGCGCGTTGGAGCTCTCGGTGCCACGCGAGCAAGCGCTCGCCTTCTCTCGGGCGCGCCTACGCGTCACTTGGGACGATCGCCCCGACGCCTCGATAGATGCCCCCATCTCCCTCTTCTTCGGAGCAGGCACTCTCTACAACCGCGACAATCGTGAATATCTCGTCAAGGGACTGCCGATGGTCATCCGGTACGACAGTGACCAGGTCCATTTGAGTTGTTACTTCCCGATGCCGTTCTTTCGGTCCGCTCGCGTCGAGCTGTCGGGCCCAGGAGGAGCCGCGATTTCGAACGTCGCCTGGCGCATCCGTTACGCGCCTTATACGGATCCTGCCAATCACGTCGGCTACTTCCATGCCACCTATCGCGATCATCCTGCTCCTGAATTGGGCAAGGATCTCGTCCTGCTGGATACGCGCGCGGTCGAGGGAGGGGGAGATTGGTCGGGAAGCTTCGTTGGAACGTCGTTCATCTTTTCGCACGAGGCGAAGCTCAGCACGCTCGAAGGCGACCCGCGCTTCTTCTTCGACGACAGCCAGACGCCTCAGGCTTATGGCACCGGCACCGAAGAATGGGGCGGCGGCGGCGACTATTGGGGTGGAAGCAACATGACGCTGCCGCTCGCGGGGCATCCCGTGGGCGCCAAGGATGCCGAGACCGCCGTGAGCGCGGAAGACAAGATCAACTCCGCCTATCGCTTCCTGCTCGCCGATCTGATGCCGTTTGGCAAGAATGCACTGATCCGCTTGGAGCACGGCGCCGTCAACGATTCCACCGAGCACTACGAGACCGTCACGTACTGGTATGGCTTGCCGGCGGCCTCAGTGGTAAAGACTGACGAGCTGATCATTGGCGATGAGGCCAGCGAGCGCTCGCATCGCTATTCCTCGCCGGACGCCTCGGAGCCCTACGAGATCGTCTCACGATACGAGTGGGGGCCGGATACCGTGGACGACCGCCCTCACGCGTTGCGCCCTGGCGAGCCTCGCCGAAGCGAAGCGAAGACGGGTCGCGAGATCTATCCGGCGCGCGCGGACCGCGGACGCGTCACGACGACAGGATCGGAATTCACACTGAGGATCGACCCGACGAACCTCGGCGTCATGCTTCGTCGCAAGCTCGATTACGCCTTCCCCAATCAGCGTGCCGAGGTCTACGTCAGCGACGCCGATGCAGATGGCGAGCTCGAATGGGAGCGAGCGGGCACCTGGTATCTGGCCGGCTCCAACACGTGCGTCTTTTCGAACCCAGGCGACGGCAAAGAGCTCGGCCCAACCGAGCACGTGGTGCAAACCTCCAACCGGCGATTTCGGGATTATGAGTTTCTGATCCCGCGCGCGCTGACGGAGGGACGCTCTGCGATTCGCGTTCGTGTCAAGTTCACGCCGGTGCGAATCCCGCTGTTTCCAGGATATCCACTGCCCGAGCTGGCCTGGAGCGAGATGCGCTACACCGCGTACAGCTTCGTGATGCCTCGCTTCACGCTTGGCGATGCCTCGCGCGGTGGCGGCTAG
- a CDS encoding TonB-dependent receptor, which yields MTRAVPRLVCSFLTGLTLASIATLADAGQSPSAPASAADGTGVVLIAHGADQTWNARVHTVVEQVRRTMPAEPAFLMGIPDQTPQQAYDKLVASGVKQVVIVPLFVSSFSAHAEQVRFIGGLRDDYPHAEHMKLTQISGPATITGVAGAMDDHPIVADILADRARALSRDPANEALVIVAHGPNADDDAARWHDTIENLGKQIRANVPFATVDVRLLRDDAPKPVKDKALAELRESVATLAARQRVLVIPLLVAPGRVAEQIPGVLEDLEFAWEGRTLLPDDRMADWVVAQAAAAPGSSSASLQHHEQVVVTGTRTERPLKDVPVYTDVIDAETVRAVAARSIADVLPHQAGVDIVPGLAGDTVQIQGIDGRGLLLLVDGQEVIGRIDSSVDVGNLLVDDIERIEVVKGAASAVYGSDALAGVINVITRQATRPLQLSVDQRFESMSGSTTMVSAGGGRGPWNAMLSASHITRDAYDLVPDEPSTTGSDFRKAAVNGRVGYQFNEHTNLRVMSRYYDESATDVTATQSALRDDEVLDSRWQNMAELRTGVADGTLSVRGHVSRYRHLLEQVSRETSVMVPDLTREALGEVEAQYDRPVGGRHFVSVGGEFERADMRSDRITGGERDVRTGVGFLQDEWFVHDRVRLLAGMRYDHNDQFGDAWSPKLAVLLHGTDNIRLRASYGEGFKAPELKDLYFAFSNRSAGYEVIGNPDLRPEESRSVNAGVEVDFWDQRARVAVTLFQHRIDDLIDSVFASQDPASGLLTFQTANVGQARTRGAETQIDVTPRQWLSASLSYARLDAKDIETDEPLASRAKDSVKGRVSVHSMSTGTNVALFGRYLGRRPFADLDSDGHIDDYAPALPLWDLRVGQDIGERVALFVGAENIFDEQDARYFPSQGRRVYVGATLRYDR from the coding sequence ATGACGCGTGCCGTGCCACGGCTCGTTTGCTCTTTTCTGACCGGCCTCACGCTTGCCTCGATCGCGACGCTCGCTGACGCTGGCCAGTCGCCCTCCGCCCCTGCTTCCGCTGCCGATGGGACCGGCGTCGTGCTCATCGCTCACGGGGCGGACCAAACGTGGAATGCGCGGGTCCACACCGTGGTCGAGCAGGTGCGCCGGACCATGCCCGCCGAGCCCGCTTTCCTCATGGGGATCCCTGACCAGACGCCACAGCAAGCCTACGACAAGCTCGTGGCCTCCGGCGTGAAGCAGGTCGTCATCGTGCCGCTGTTCGTCTCATCGTTCAGCGCTCATGCCGAGCAGGTGAGGTTCATCGGAGGGTTGCGCGACGACTATCCCCATGCCGAGCACATGAAGCTCACCCAGATTAGTGGGCCGGCCACGATCACGGGCGTTGCGGGCGCCATGGACGACCACCCGATTGTCGCCGACATCCTCGCGGACCGCGCCCGCGCGTTGAGCCGCGATCCCGCCAATGAAGCGCTCGTGATTGTCGCGCACGGTCCCAACGCGGATGACGACGCCGCACGTTGGCACGACACGATCGAGAATCTCGGTAAGCAAATCCGCGCCAACGTGCCTTTTGCGACGGTCGACGTCCGGCTCCTACGGGATGATGCGCCAAAGCCGGTGAAGGACAAAGCGCTCGCCGAGCTTCGCGAGTCGGTCGCCACGCTTGCCGCTCGCCAGCGCGTGCTCGTCATTCCCCTGCTCGTGGCGCCGGGTCGCGTCGCGGAGCAGATTCCGGGCGTGCTCGAGGATCTGGAGTTCGCCTGGGAGGGCCGAACGCTGCTGCCGGACGACCGCATGGCGGACTGGGTCGTCGCGCAGGCGGCAGCGGCGCCCGGCTCTTCTTCGGCATCGCTGCAGCATCACGAGCAGGTGGTGGTCACGGGCACACGAACGGAACGGCCATTGAAAGACGTGCCCGTGTACACCGACGTCATCGATGCCGAGACGGTCCGGGCGGTTGCCGCTCGCTCGATCGCCGACGTGCTGCCTCACCAAGCGGGCGTGGATATCGTGCCCGGTCTCGCGGGCGACACCGTGCAGATTCAAGGGATCGACGGCCGTGGCCTGCTCCTGTTGGTCGACGGCCAGGAGGTGATTGGCCGCATCGACAGCAGCGTCGACGTCGGCAACCTGCTCGTCGACGATATCGAGCGGATTGAAGTCGTGAAGGGCGCCGCGTCGGCCGTGTATGGCTCGGACGCGCTCGCGGGCGTCATCAACGTCATTACGCGACAGGCGACGCGTCCCCTGCAACTGTCCGTGGATCAGCGGTTCGAATCAATGAGCGGCTCGACGACCATGGTCTCGGCGGGTGGTGGACGTGGGCCATGGAACGCGATGCTTTCGGCCAGCCACATCACGCGAGACGCCTATGACCTCGTTCCTGACGAGCCGTCGACGACCGGTAGCGATTTCAGGAAGGCGGCCGTCAACGGCCGCGTCGGCTATCAATTCAACGAGCACACGAATCTCCGCGTGATGAGCCGGTATTACGACGAGTCGGCGACCGACGTCACGGCGACCCAGAGCGCCCTCCGAGACGATGAGGTGCTCGACAGCCGATGGCAGAACATGGCGGAGCTGCGGACGGGCGTTGCCGACGGCACCCTCAGTGTCCGTGGACACGTGAGCAGGTATCGCCATCTCCTAGAACAGGTGAGCCGCGAGACCAGCGTCATGGTGCCGGACCTGACGCGCGAAGCGTTGGGCGAGGTGGAGGCGCAGTACGACCGGCCCGTTGGCGGACGTCACTTCGTCTCCGTCGGCGGCGAGTTCGAGCGAGCAGACATGCGGTCCGATCGCATCACGGGCGGGGAGCGTGATGTGCGGACGGGCGTCGGCTTTCTCCAGGACGAATGGTTCGTTCACGACCGCGTTCGTCTCCTCGCCGGCATGCGCTACGACCACAACGACCAGTTTGGCGATGCCTGGAGCCCGAAGCTCGCGGTGCTGCTGCACGGCACCGACAACATTCGCCTGCGCGCGTCGTACGGTGAAGGCTTCAAGGCGCCGGAGCTGAAGGATCTGTACTTTGCGTTCTCGAATCGAAGCGCGGGATACGAGGTGATCGGCAACCCCGACCTGCGCCCGGAGGAATCGCGCAGCGTCAATGCCGGCGTGGAAGTGGACTTCTGGGACCAGCGTGCGCGCGTTGCCGTCACGCTGTTCCAGCACCGCATCGACGATCTCATCGACAGTGTCTTTGCCTCACAAGACCCTGCCAGCGGCCTGCTCACGTTTCAGACGGCCAACGTCGGTCAGGCGCGCACCCGCGGTGCGGAGACGCAAATCGACGTCACGCCTCGCCAGTGGCTGAGCGCCTCGTTGAGCTACGCGCGTCTCGACGCGAAGGACATCGAGACGGACGAGCCCCTGGCGTCGCGCGCGAAAGACAGCGTCAAGGGCCGCGTCTCGGTGCACTCCATGTCCACCGGCACGAACGTGGCCCTCTTCGGCCGGTACCTCGGTCGTCGTCCGTTCGCGGATCTCGACAGCGATGGCCACATCGACGACTACGCGCCTGCCTTGCCGCTCTGGGACCTGCGCGTCGGGCAGGACATCGGCGAGCGCGTCGCGCTCTTCGTCGGCGCGGAGAACATCTTCGACGAACAGGATGCGCGGTACTTTCCGTCGCAGGGCCGGCGGGTGTACGTCGGCGCGACGCTTCGCTACGATCGGTAG
- the glgB gene encoding 1,4-alpha-glucan branching protein GlgB, whose product MKVTAQRVEDPISTLVAGSNGDPFAVLGPHVIEHEGARAIVIRSFQPRATAVDVVRLDLSESTPRSMTRQHPGGLFEAILPNEDVVFPYRLRVTRPDGRRDEIDDPYRFAPVLGDLDLHLFGEGRHLRIFERLGAHAMVIDGCAGFFFAVWAPNAQRVSVVGDFNNWDGRVHPMRLRIGSGIWELFVPGLGEGRRYKYEIRTPKGRQVFLKADPYGVTSEQPPGSASLTLGPSRYEWQDDAWIAARAEGGGRFERPMAIYEVHLGSWKRRDDGGYLTYRQLAAELVPYVKEMGFTHIELLPVLEHPYAASWGYQVTGFFAPTSRFGTPDDFRAFVDACHQQGIGVLLDWVPGHFPKDAPGLARFDGTSLYEHEDPRLGEHQDWGTLIFNYGRHEVRNFLLASALYWIEELHVDGLRVDAVASMLYLDYSRPPDQWLPNKYGGRENLEAVDFLHELNRIVHGDYPGVLTVAEESTAWPGVSRPVHLGGLGFTYKWNMGWMHDILSYMSKEPVHRRWEHTLLTFSMLYAYHENFILPFSHDEVVHGKRSLLDKMPGDAWQKAANLRALYGFMYTHPGKKLLFMGCELGQWLEWNHDASLPWDIVDEPPHNAIRQWVRDLNRLYLSEPALYECDYDPHGFRWIDCHDADHSIVSFIRCARDERDFLVIVLNLTPVPREAYRIGVPRGGSYREVRNSDGAAYGGSNLGNAGQVEAQAVPAHGHEHSLALTLPPLAALILKPA is encoded by the coding sequence ATGAAAGTGACCGCACAACGTGTCGAGGATCCCATCTCCACGCTCGTTGCCGGCAGCAACGGCGATCCGTTTGCCGTGCTCGGCCCGCACGTCATCGAGCATGAGGGCGCTCGAGCCATCGTCATCCGGAGCTTCCAACCTCGCGCGACCGCCGTGGATGTCGTTCGTCTGGACTTGTCGGAGAGCACGCCGCGGTCGATGACGCGCCAGCATCCGGGCGGCCTCTTCGAGGCGATATTGCCCAACGAGGACGTCGTCTTCCCGTACCGGCTGCGCGTGACGAGGCCGGACGGTCGCCGCGACGAGATCGACGACCCCTACCGTTTCGCTCCCGTGCTCGGGGATCTCGACCTGCACCTGTTCGGCGAAGGGCGACACCTCCGGATCTTCGAGCGTCTCGGGGCGCACGCGATGGTCATCGACGGCTGCGCAGGCTTCTTCTTTGCCGTGTGGGCACCCAACGCGCAGCGTGTCAGTGTGGTGGGCGATTTCAACAACTGGGACGGCCGTGTGCATCCCATGAGGCTCCGTATCGGCAGCGGCATCTGGGAGCTCTTCGTTCCCGGGCTCGGTGAGGGCCGGCGATACAAGTACGAGATTCGCACTCCCAAGGGCCGGCAGGTGTTCTTGAAGGCGGATCCGTACGGTGTCACATCGGAGCAACCGCCGGGCTCGGCTTCGCTCACGCTCGGTCCCAGCCGCTACGAGTGGCAAGATGACGCGTGGATTGCCGCCCGGGCCGAAGGGGGTGGGCGGTTCGAGCGACCCATGGCCATCTACGAGGTCCACCTCGGGTCGTGGAAGCGGCGGGACGATGGCGGGTATCTCACGTACCGGCAGCTGGCGGCGGAGCTCGTGCCGTACGTCAAAGAGATGGGCTTCACGCACATCGAGCTGCTGCCGGTGCTCGAGCACCCATATGCGGCCTCGTGGGGATATCAGGTCACCGGCTTCTTTGCCCCGACGAGCCGCTTTGGAACGCCAGACGACTTCCGGGCGTTCGTCGATGCTTGCCATCAGCAGGGGATTGGCGTGCTCCTCGACTGGGTGCCGGGACATTTCCCCAAGGATGCGCCTGGCCTGGCGCGCTTCGACGGTACTTCGCTCTACGAGCACGAGGATCCACGGCTGGGCGAGCACCAGGATTGGGGCACGCTCATCTTCAACTACGGCCGCCACGAGGTGCGCAACTTCCTGCTCGCGAGCGCGCTGTATTGGATCGAGGAGCTCCACGTCGACGGGCTGCGGGTCGATGCCGTTGCATCGATGCTGTATCTCGACTACTCACGGCCGCCGGATCAGTGGCTGCCGAACAAGTACGGCGGGCGGGAGAACTTGGAGGCGGTGGACTTCCTCCACGAGCTCAACAGAATCGTTCATGGCGACTATCCTGGCGTGCTGACCGTCGCGGAGGAATCCACGGCGTGGCCTGGCGTCAGCCGGCCGGTACACCTCGGGGGGCTTGGCTTCACCTACAAATGGAACATGGGATGGATGCACGACATCCTGAGCTATATGAGCAAGGAGCCGGTGCACCGCCGTTGGGAGCACACCCTCCTGACCTTTTCGATGCTGTACGCGTACCACGAGAACTTCATCTTGCCTTTCTCCCACGACGAGGTCGTGCACGGCAAGCGCTCGCTCCTGGACAAGATGCCCGGAGACGCCTGGCAAAAGGCGGCGAACCTCCGGGCGTTGTACGGGTTCATGTACACGCACCCGGGCAAGAAGCTGCTCTTCATGGGCTGCGAGCTCGGTCAGTGGCTGGAGTGGAACCACGACGCCTCGCTGCCGTGGGACATCGTCGACGAGCCGCCGCACAACGCCATTCGCCAGTGGGTTCGCGATCTCAATCGTCTGTATCTGAGCGAGCCGGCGCTCTATGAGTGCGACTACGATCCTCACGGGTTCCGTTGGATCGACTGTCACGACGCGGACCACAGCATCGTGTCGTTCATCCGATGTGCGCGGGACGAGCGAGATTTTCTCGTCATTGTCCTCAACCTCACGCCGGTGCCGCGCGAAGCGTATCGTATTGGCGTGCCCCGCGGTGGTAGCTATCGCGAGGTACGGAACAGTGACGGCGCCGCCTACGGGGGGAGCAACCTGGGGAACGCTGGACAGGTCGAGGCCCAGGCCGTCCCGGCGCATGGCCACGAGCACTCGCTCGCGCTCACGCTGCCGCCGCTGGCGGCGTTGATCCTCAAGCCAGCATAG